The Porphyrobacter sp. LM 6 sequence ATCGGGTTCGATCTGCACGACGATGAAGCCGCCGTGGCCGCGATTACGGCCCTCGCCGCGCGGCTTCCAGACTGGCGCTGTCTGGTCAACTCGGCGTCGGTTTTTGATTACGACAGTGTAACCGAACTCGATCCGGCAACGAACCGCGAGGCAATGCAGGTCAATGCTCTCGCCCCGGCCCGGATGAGCCAAGTCTACCTCGCCCATGCGGCGAGCTTGGCCACGCGCACGGTGATCCAGATCACCGACATGAAGATCGAGAACACGAACCCCGATTTCTTCAGCTACACCATGTCTAAACACGCGCTGGCCGCGACCATCGGGATGCTGGCCAAGGGCGCGACGTCACCGCAAGACCGGGTCTACGGCATCGCGCCGGGCGCCATTCTCGCAAGCCATGACCAGCGCGAAGACGAAACCG is a genomic window containing:
- a CDS encoding SDR family oxidoreductase — its product is MNRPAVLVTGGATRIGAAIVQRFAAAGWHVVIHYRSSSTLADELAARLPSAETIGFDLHDDEAAVAAITALAARLPDWRCLVNSASVFDYDSVTELDPATNREAMQVNALAPARMSQVYLAHAASLATRTVIQITDMKIENTNPDFFSYTMSKHALAATIGMLAKGATSPQDRVYGIAPGAILASHDQREDETDISHRMNLLGRKTGADEIAAAALFLAGGSLASGQSLFIDSGQHLLDQPRDVIWLAREGA